In one Lolium rigidum isolate FL_2022 chromosome 3, APGP_CSIRO_Lrig_0.1, whole genome shotgun sequence genomic region, the following are encoded:
- the LOC124704549 gene encoding guanylate-binding protein 4-like, translating into MGRRWTPGICAVALICLAAAAAAAAGDSDPDELERAYPIVEPDYGHTKLRLSQQGLEAIRRIENPIAVVGVIGPYRSGKSFLLNQLLSLSCDKGFGVGHMRDTKTKGIWIWGTPVEMDVDGTKVSVLYLDTEGFESVGKSNVYDDRIFALATVLSSVLIYNLPETVREADISRLSFAVDIAEEFYGRVKGGDIAFEPAKLLWLIQRDFLQGKSVQQMVNEALQRVPNDSGDKYIDEVNQIRDSLAIMGNNSTAFSLPQPHLQRTKLCEMDDKELDPLYVKRREELKQVVGSIIKPKFVQGKTLNGKEFVSFLEQILEALNKGEIPSTGSLVEIFNKAILERCLNVYKEKMDGLGLPVPVDKLQKIHEVANDQARMLFNKQHFGKHHAGQSFVKLDEEITKVYRNFLLANEYQSSKLCEARFSECEDKMDHLQVLKLPSMAKFNAGFFHCNRTFVTECVGPSKERYELRMSKMLLKSRALFIKEYNNKLFNWLVTFSLVMVVLGRFVIKFLLLEIAAWVMFIFLETYTRMFWSAESLYYNPAWHIIVSSWETIVYSPILDLDRWAIPIALLLLFWLFYWRCFGRRKRGSRSLLPLYKNSHKNSTRARSD; encoded by the exons ATGGGGCGGCGATGGACCCCGGGGATCTGCGCGGTGGCGCTGATctgtctcgccgccgccgccgccgccgccgcgggagaCTCCGATCCCGACGAGCTGGAGCGCGC GTATCCAATCGTGGAGCCGGATTATGGCCACACTAAACTCCGTCTGTCACAACAAGGTCTAGAGGCCATTCGAAGGATTGAAAATCCTATAGCTGTTGTTGGT GTCATTGGTCCATATAGATCTGGAAAGTCTTTTCTCCTCAACCAACTTCTCTCCTTATCATGTGATAAAG GTTTTGGAGTTGGTCATATGCGGGATACTAAAACTAAAG GTATTTGGATTTGGGGTACACCTGTTGAGATGGATGTTGATGGCACCAAAGTATCTGTCCTTTATCTTGACACTGAAGGATTTGAGAGTGTTGGGAAATCCAATGTATATGACGATAG gaTATTTGCTTTGGCGACAGTCTTAAGTTCTGTCCTCATCTATAACCTTCCTGAGACg GTGCGTGAGGCTGATATATCGAGGCTCTCATTTGCTGTTGATATCGCCGAGGAATTCTATGGAAG AGTGAAG GGGGGAGATATTGCTTTTGAGCCAGCAAAGCTTCTTTGGCTTATCCAGAGGGATTTCTTGC AAGGAAAATCAGTTCAGCAAATGGTCAATGAAGCCCTCCAGCGGGTGCCTAATGATAGTG GGGACAAATATATTGATGAG GTCAATCAAATCAGAGATTCGTTAGCAATTATGGGCAACAACAGCACTGCTTTTAGCTTACCGCAG CCTCATTTACAAAGAACAAAATTATGCGAAATGGATGACAAAGAGCTTGACCCGTTATATGTGAAAAGACGAGAGGAATTGAAGCAGGTTGTTGGATCCATCATAAAACCTAAATTTGTACAGGGGAAAACTCTAAATGGAAAGGAATTTGTCTCCTTTCTGGAGCAG ATACTCGAGGCTTTGAACAAAGGAGAGATTCCATCAACGGGGTCTCTTGTTGAAATATTCAACAAGGCCATTCTAGAACGCTGTTTGAATGTATATAAGGAAAAAATGGATGGCTTAGGTCTACCTGTACCAGTAGACAAACTGCAGAAAATTCATGAGGTGGCGAATGATCAAGCCAGAATGCTCTTTAATAAGCAGCACtttggtaagcatcatgctggtcAGTCATTCGTCAAGCTTGACGAAGAGATTACAAAG GTGTACAGAAACTTCCTTCTAGCCAATGAGTATCAATCCTCAAAACTTTGTGAAGCACGTTTCTCAGAATGTGAAGATAAAATGGATCACCTTCAAGTCTTGAAACTTCCTTCCATGGCTAAGTTCAATGCAGGCTTTTTTCACTGCAATCGGACATTTGTAACGGAATGTGTGGGGCCTTCGAAAGAAAGATATGAACTTAGAATGTCAAAG ATGCTCCTCAAGTCTCGTGCTCTTTTCATCAAGGAGTACAATAACAAGCTCTTCAATTGGTTGGTGACCTTCTCTCTGGTCATGGTCGTGCTTGGCCGCTTTGTCATCAAATTCCTTCTACTTGAAATTGCTGCTTGGGTGATGTTCATCTTCCTGGAAACATACACAAGAATGTTCTGGTCAGCAGAATCGCTGTACTATAATCCAGCCTGGCACATCAttgtttcttcttgggaaaccattgTGTACAGCCCTATTCTCGATTTGGACAG ATGGGCAATCCCAATTGCCTTATTGCTATTGTTTTGGCTTTTTTACTGGCGTTGCTTCGGTAGAAGGAAACGGGGCAGTCGCTCTTTGCTCCCACTATACAAGAATTCTCACAAGAACTCCACTCGTGCAAGATCAGACTGA
- the LOC124704550 gene encoding bZIP transcription factor RISBZ2-like, with product MERVFSVEEIPDPYWAQPSPRGPAGAHPGGEGAMNRCPSEWYFQKFLEEAVLDSPAGDNNPSPMTGTSGAAIGGDPAEVKQQPAVPAAATSAVVDPVEYNAMLKQKLEKDLAAVAMWRASAAMPPERFAASTSLPNADVPHIGAINPIPGNVVPVQNKLVGGASGGSGPHLVQNVDAPVKQAASSSSREQSDDDDMEEDEITGNATPTDQRLRRRKQSNRESARRSRSRKAAHLNELEAQVSQLRVENSSLIRRLADVNQKYNGAAVDNRVLKADVETLRAKVKMAEDSVKRVTGMSALFPAASDMSSLSMPFTGSPSEATSDAAVPDDLNNYFATNSEVGGHNGYMPEMASSTQEDDNFINGALATGKMGRPDSLHRVASLEHLQKRMCGGPASSGSESPKK from the exons ATGGAGCGCGTCTTCTCCGTCGAGGAGATCCCCGACCCGTACTGGGCCCAGCCGTCGCCGCGGGGCCCGGCCGGCGCGCATCCCGGCGGAGAGGGCGCCATGAACCGCTGCCCCTCCGAGTGGTACTTCCAGAAGTTCCTCGAGGAGGCCGTGCTCGACAGCCCCGCCGGGGACAACAACCCTAGCCCGATGACGGGCACCAGCGGGGCCGCGATTGGAGGGGACCCCGCGGAGGTCAAGCAGCAGCCCGCCGTGCCGGCGGCCGCGACCAGCGCGGTGGTGGACCCGGTCGAGTACAACGCCATGCTCAAGCAGAAGCTCGAGAAggacctcgccgccgtcgccatgtGGAGG GCCTCTGCTGCAATGCCTCCAGAACGTTTTGCGGCTAGTACCTCGTTGCCAAATGCAGATGTTCCACATATAGGAGCTATTAATCCCATACCAG GTAATGTGGTTCCAGTTCAAAACAAGCTAGTTGGTGGTGCAAGTGGGGGGTCGGGTCCACATTTGGTACAAAATGTTGATGCTCCTGTAAAGCAAGCCGCAAGCTCTTCATCGCGGGAGCAGTCGgatgatgatgatatggaagaagATGAGATTACTGGGAATGCGACCCCTACTGATCAAAGACTACGGAGGAG GAAGCAATCCAATCGGGAATCGGCCAGGCGTTCGAGAAGCAGAAAGGCAGCTCACTTGAATGAGCTAGAAGCACAG GTATCACAGTTAAGAGTTGAAAACTCCTCACTGATAAGACGACTTGCTGATGTTAATCAGAAGTACAATGGTGCTGCTGTTGACAATAGGGTATTGAAGGCAGATGTGGAAACTTTAAGAGCAAAG GTGAAGATGGCAGAGGACTCGGTGAAGCGGGTGACAGGCATGAGCGCTTTGTTCCCTGCCGCCTCTGACATGTCATCCCTCAGCATGCCCTTCACCGGCTCGCCGTCTGAGGCCACCTCTGATGCTGCCGTCCCAGATGACCTAAACAATTACTTCGCAACAAACAGTGAAGTTGGAGGTCACAACGGATACATGCCTGAGATGGCTTCCTCGACACAGGAGGACGACAATTTCATCAATGGGGCCCTGGCTACCGGCAAGATGGGCAGGCCTGACTCGCTGCATCGGGTGGCAAGTCTGGAACACCTCCAGAAGAGGATGTGTGGCGGTCCAGCCTCATC TGGGTCAGAAAGCCCCAAGAAATGA
- the LOC124704551 gene encoding tryptophan synthase alpha chain-like, whose amino-acid sequence MADGKRSVAETFYRLREQGKTAFIPFITAGDPDLATTAKALKILDACGSDVIELGVPYSDPLADGPVIQAAAYRALKGGTTLSSVLAMLKEVILELSCPIVLFTYCNPILKLGVRNFMNNIKQAGVNGLVVPDLPLEETTLLRSEATMHNIELVLLTTPTTPTERMKEITKVSEGFIYLVSAVGVTGARSNVNLRVEHLLQEIKQVTDKPVAVGFGISTPEQAKQIAGWGADGVIIGSAIVRQLGEAGSPEEGLKRIEEYAKSIKAAIP is encoded by the exons ATGGCCGATGGCAAGCGCAGCGTGGCGGAGACCTTCTACAGGCTCCGGGAGCAGGGCAAG ACCGCGTTCATCCCATTCATCACCGCCGGTGACCCTGATTTGGCAACCACAGCGAAAGCGTTGAAGATCCTAGATGCCTGCGGCTCAGATGTGATTGAACTTGGTGTACCTTACTCTGATCCATTGGCTGATGGTCCGGTTATTCAG GCCGCAGCATACCGTGCGCTGAAGGGAGGCACTACACTCAGTTCTGTCTTAGCGATGCTCAAGGAGGTTATACTGGAACTGTCTTGCCCCATTGTTCTCTTCACATACTGCAACCCAATTCTCAAGCTTGGAGTGCGGAACTTCATGAATAATATTAAACAAGCTGGTGtaaatg GTCTTGTCGTACCTGATCTTCCTTTGGAGGAGACAACATTACTAAGGAGTGAGGCCACTATGCACAACATAGAGCTG GTGCTACTTACAACACCAACCACACCAACCGAGAGGATGAAGGAAATCACAAAAGTTTCGGAAGGATTTATTTACCTT GTGAGCGCCGTGGGAGTTACAGGTGCACGCTCAAATGTAAACTTGCGTGTTGAGCATCTTCTTCAGGAGATCAAGCAG GTTACAGACAAACCCGTGGCTGTCGGCTTTGGCATATCAACTCCAGAGCAAGCGAAGCAG ATCGCGGGCtggggagcagatggtgtgatCATTGGCAGTGCAATTGTTAGACAGTTGGGTGAAGCCGGTTCTCCTGAAGAAGGCCTAAAAAGAATAGAAGAGTACGCCAAGAGCATCAAGGCTGCCATTCCATGA
- the LOC124697689 gene encoding indole-3-glycerol phosphate lyase, chloroplastic-like, whose product MPPPQPGRRTVLRTPRAAVPFVPVANGRSLSVAQTLSRVREQRKTAFIPYITAGDPDLATTAHALRLLDACGADVIELGMPSSDPYVDGPVIQASAARALAGGATVDAVLSMLKEVTPELSCPVVLLSYLGPIVRQGAANFTAAVKEAGVKGLVVPDLPYAETCAFRHAARNNNLELVLLITPTTPAERTKEIAQASQGFVYVVSVTGVTGPRASVDPRVKDRLKKIKQVTHKAVAVGFGISTPEHVRQIAEWGADAVIIGSTMVKQLGEATSPIQGLKRLEEYARSLKDALP is encoded by the exons ATGCCCCCACCGCAGCCGGGGAGGCGGACGGTGCTCAGAACGCCGCGTGCCGCCGTGCCGTTCGTCCCCGTTGCCAACGGGCGGAGCCTATCGGTGGCACAGACCCTGTCTAGGGTCAGGGAGCAGAGGAAG ACGGCGTTCATCCCATACATCACCGCCGGCGACCCCGATCTGGCGACCACGGCACATGCGCTCAGGCTCCTAGACGCTTGTGGCGCCGACGTCATTGAGCTCGGCATGCCTTCCTCGGACCCTTACGTCGACGGGCCAGTCATCCAGGCTTCCGCGGCGAGGGCGCTGGCTGGCGGGGCGACAGTCGACGCCGTGTTGTCCATGCTGAAGGAGGTGACTCCGGAGCTCTCCTGCCCGGTCGTGCTCTTGTCCTATCTCGGGCCTATCGTGCGGCAGGGTGCGGCGAACTTCACCGCCGCAGTCAAAGAAGCCGGGGTGAAGGGCCTTGTAGTGCCTGATCTTCCTTATGCCGAGACATGTGCATTCAGGCATGCAGCCAGAAACAACAACCTAGAGCTT GTCCTACTTATAACACCGACGACACCAGCAGAGAGGACCAAGGAGATCGCACAAGCTTCGCAAGGGTTTGTTTATGTTGTAAGCGTCACTGGAGTTACAGGTCCACGAGCAAGTGTGGACCCGCGTGTCAAAGATCGTCTCAAGAAAATTAAACAG GTCACCCACAAAGCAGTGGCAGTAGGCTTTGGCATATCAACACCAGAACATGTTAGACAG ATTGCAGAGTGGGGCGCAGATGCAGTGATCATTGGCAGTACAATGGTGAAACAGTTGGGTGAAGCAACTTCTCCGATCCAAGGGTTAAAGAGACTAGAAGAATATGCCAGAAGCCTAAAGGATGCGCTGCCATAG